A DNA window from Dehalococcoidia bacterium contains the following coding sequences:
- a CDS encoding AbrB/MazE/SpoVT family DNA-binding domain-containing protein — protein sequence MVQTAKRRKIVRPLPKGQMTIPAAFREALGIGPDTLLSVTLVDDCLEVRPVRSDEESVRLYTDEDIQRLLEEDKLDPRTAARIRALLRKGKL from the coding sequence ATGGTGCAGACCGCAAAACGCCGCAAGATCGTCCGCCCTCTGCCCAAGGGGCAGATGACCATCCCCGCCGCGTTCCGCGAGGCGCTGGGCATCGGCCCGGACACGCTCCTCAGCGTCACGCTCGTGGACGACTGCTTGGAGGTCCGTCCCGTCCGATCAGATGAGGAGTCGGTGCGCCTGTATACGGACGAGGATATTCAGCGGTTGCTTGAGGAAGATAAGCTCGATCCCCGAACGGCCGCGCGCATCAGGGCGCTTCTGCGCAAGGGCAAGCTGTAG
- a CDS encoding PIN domain-containing protein has translation MPRERTRVFLDASILVAAAKSPSGGSSVALEVCQSRHYRAIVSLRVLLEARKNIMEKFGEAEHVRYYKLLAALDPEICVPAPRHEMERCALLISPKDAHVLASALASHSVVLLTLDRRHFMTAVIQNARLPLVIMTPGDFLKQLLA, from the coding sequence ATGCCGCGTGAGCGGACGCGCGTCTTCCTGGACGCGAGCATTCTCGTAGCGGCTGCCAAATCGCCCTCGGGCGGCTCGTCTGTCGCTCTTGAGGTCTGCCAGAGCCGACATTACCGTGCGATTGTCTCGCTGCGGGTCCTGCTGGAAGCGCGGAAGAACATCATGGAGAAGTTCGGCGAGGCGGAACATGTCCGTTACTATAAACTCCTCGCCGCGCTTGACCCGGAGATATGCGTTCCCGCGCCGCGGCACGAGATGGAACGCTGCGCGCTCCTCATATCGCCCAAAGATGCGCATGTGCTCGCCTCAGCCCTCGCGTCGCACAGCGTCGTCCTGCTGACCCTCGACCGTCGGCACTTCATGACCGCTGTGATCCAGAACGCCCGCCTGCCGCTGGTGATCATGACTCCGGGCGATTTCCTGAAGCAACTGCTTGCCTGA
- a CDS encoding class I SAM-dependent methyltransferase, with protein sequence MSRTFAALYDICTAPWEAMGLRRMRRRLLSAAHGRVLEVGAGTGANLPLYPPQAHVVATEYDDSMARQARKHLNKAPVPVQLLMADAQALPFADASFDVAVGTLVFCTVAEPLLALGEVRRVLRPGGRLLLLEHVRWENAFGRLQDGLTPLWKRFAHGCHLDRRTLETVRMAGFEVEGVRAHHAPLTVLEIRAVRQ encoded by the coding sequence ATGAGTCGCACGTTCGCCGCTCTCTATGACATCTGCACCGCGCCGTGGGAAGCGATGGGCCTCCGGCGTATGCGGAGACGCCTGCTCTCCGCGGCGCACGGTCGCGTGCTAGAGGTCGGCGCGGGGACCGGCGCGAACCTGCCGCTATATCCACCACAGGCGCATGTCGTCGCGACCGAGTACGATGACAGCATGGCGCGACAGGCACGCAAGCACCTGAACAAGGCGCCTGTTCCCGTCCAACTCCTGATGGCCGACGCGCAGGCGCTGCCCTTCGCCGACGCGTCGTTCGACGTAGCAGTCGGCACGCTCGTCTTCTGCACCGTCGCGGAGCCGCTGCTAGCGCTCGGCGAGGTGCGGCGGGTGCTGCGACCCGGCGGGCGACTCCTGTTGCTGGAACACGTTCGATGGGAGAACGCCTTTGGGCGGTTGCAGGACGGTCTGACGCCGCTCTGGAAGCGGTTCGCGCACGGGTGTCATCTGGACCGCCGCACGCTGGAGACGGTGCGCATGGCCGGGTTCGAGGTGGAGGGCGTCCGCGCGCACCACGCGCCGCTGACGGTGCTGGAGATTCGCGCGGTCAGGCAGTAG
- the rlmD gene encoding 23S rRNA (uracil(1939)-C(5))-methyltransferase RlmD, with product MPDDQKQPQQGDTVRLTIEEMGFMGEAQASLDDTPVFVANAIPGEEVVARVLRRRRHHVAAEAIGILKPSPHRVTAPCPYYGPCSGCQWQHIAYERQLEMKRTLVVEQLRRFGNFEDAPVRPTIPGEPWGYRNHARFTISPAGRGALGFVHKETRRWVRIDRCMLMHESINLALAQLQDRCAETTQLSIRSGVTTGSLLIQPTLKESSIPLPSGQMHYEDEILGRRFRVASSSFFQVNIAQAERMVRLIEERLGLTGREYVVDAYAGVGTFAILLAGKARKVVAVEESPSAVKDAKANARGIRNIEFVEAKTEAALSKLTERPDAVIMDPPRVGCHPQALAALIALAPPKVVYVSCDPSALGRDLRVLCDGGYRLTEVQPIDLFPQTYHVECVATLER from the coding sequence ATGCCCGACGACCAGAAACAACCGCAGCAAGGCGACACCGTCCGCCTCACCATAGAGGAAATGGGGTTCATGGGCGAGGCCCAGGCCAGCCTGGACGATACGCCCGTCTTCGTGGCGAACGCCATCCCCGGCGAGGAGGTCGTCGCGCGGGTGCTTCGTCGGCGGCGACACCATGTCGCTGCGGAGGCGATTGGGATACTGAAGCCGTCACCGCACCGCGTGACCGCGCCCTGCCCCTACTACGGCCCGTGCAGCGGCTGCCAGTGGCAGCACATCGCGTACGAGCGTCAACTTGAGATGAAGCGTACCCTGGTGGTGGAGCAGTTGCGCCGCTTCGGCAACTTCGAGGACGCGCCGGTGAGGCCGACCATCCCGGGCGAGCCGTGGGGCTACCGCAACCACGCGCGCTTCACCATCAGCCCCGCAGGGCGGGGGGCGCTGGGCTTTGTGCACAAGGAGACGCGTCGGTGGGTGCGCATTGACCGGTGCATGCTCATGCACGAGTCCATCAACCTGGCCCTCGCCCAGCTTCAGGACCGCTGCGCCGAGACGACGCAACTCTCCATCCGCTCAGGCGTCACGACAGGCTCGCTGCTCATCCAGCCGACCCTGAAGGAGTCGTCCATCCCGTTGCCTTCGGGCCAGATGCACTACGAGGACGAGATACTGGGGCGCCGCTTCCGCGTTGCATCTTCGTCCTTCTTTCAGGTCAACATCGCCCAGGCGGAGCGCATGGTGCGGCTGATTGAGGAGCGGCTGGGGCTGACCGGCCGGGAGTACGTGGTGGACGCCTACGCGGGCGTCGGCACCTTCGCCATTCTGCTGGCGGGGAAGGCCCGCAAGGTCGTCGCCGTCGAGGAGTCGCCGTCGGCGGTGAAGGACGCGAAGGCGAACGCCCGAGGGATAAGGAACATCGAGTTCGTGGAGGCGAAAACCGAGGCTGCACTATCGAAGCTCACCGAGCGGCCCGACGCCGTCATCATGGACCCGCCGCGCGTCGGGTGCCATCCCCAGGCGTTGGCGGCGCTCATCGCCCTGGCTCCTCCGAAGGTCGTGTACGTGTCGTGCGACCCCTCCGCGCTGGGGCGCGACCTGCGGGTCCTGTGCGACGGCGGCTACCGTCTGACCGAAGTCCAGCCGATTGACCTGTTTCCCCAGACGTACCACGTGGAGTGCGTGGCGACTCTGGAACGGTAA